A section of the Babesia microti strain RI chromosome I, complete genome genome encodes:
- a CDS encoding DNA repair protein RAD50 (overlaps_old_locusTagID:BBM_I03425), whose protein sequence is MIGIQGIRSFSPEKMETLRFEKPLTLIVGHNGSGKTTLIECLKVATTGELPPNVDKGKNFIHDPKIDNVPEVRAQIKLTFKAFNGNMVCATRIYQLLNVKDKIGKIKQSFKALESVLQVKLPTGEESCVSHKCVDMDIAVPSLIGLSKAVLDSVIFCHQENNTWPLSDNATVKKRFDDLFQTSRYVKALEAIGKARKEQLEVKKDKNVYLHICKSNLSQAKDYEKQLSDYRIIVEDLEQRISEYESDEFELSKKIENLRQCELNFMKVKNEIEKINAEINNTNGRIEELKSNLTEEYQESLDELLQLQVEFNAQLNESEDTLVQLDMEIDRIKLSKPSVYSSELWITLSKMVKSINEIMPTNLEGLIALKNKLSTLQSINSVNAGCFNNTIDNHTPTEIIVEELDHIKNLSQDVKLNLYNMAIKEINSTGKCILCRTTLETSITQRLLQTQQFLMNNKCEITNAESISQMHSSTSANFDDIEEVLNSDLIVSNGINNDIILMIDSILELSSKIDVEVEMQLNEVNNQRAQVCEKIINDKTIKRVLVDNIKLKTLQQQNKRLQDDLMILSSNVTSCESEMQKLTANMNVISSNRHECMGSLKARRDMIKEIEMKLESPLYKNAKGNFMDAQIQLQTVILAEKDLAVYQKSLDLALTKYHYKKMEEINIAIKSIWQELYTGNDIDYIAVRFNEETDKSFHYRIVMSINGTELDMRGRCSAGQRMLASLVIRLALAEIFCQNCGILALDEPTTNLDVSHVKGLGESLARLVNERKSLHGFQLILITHDEEFASKLALDCGCHRYYKIDKKDSGSAIVAITP, encoded by the exons ATGATTGGTATACAAGGGATTCGGAGCTTTTCCCCAGAAAAAATGGAAACACTCCGTTTTGAAAAGCCTCTAACCCTAATAGTAGGCCATAATGGTTCGGGGAAGACT ACACTTATAGAGTGTCTTAAAGTTGCGACGACTGGTGAACTCCCTCCCAATGTGGATAAGGGGAAGAACTTCATTCACGACCCCAAAATCGATAATGTACCGGAAGTTAGAGCTCAAATTAAGCTCACTTTTAAAGCTTTTAACGGCAATATG GTGTGTGCCACTAGAATCTaccaattattaaatgtaaaaGATAAAATAGGCAAGATTAAACAAAGTTTTAAG GCCCTAGAAAGTGTTTTACAGGTTAAATTGCCCACCGGGGAA GAATCTTGTGTCAGCCATAAATGTGTAGATATGGATATAGCAGTGCCTTCCCTCATTGGTTTATCGAAAGCTGTTTTAGATTCTG ttatattttgCCACCAAGAAAACAATACTTGGCCGTTAAGCGATAATGCTACGGTTAAAAAGAGGTTTGATGATCTGTTTCAGACGTCCAG atatgtAAAGGCACTAGAAGCAATTGGCAAGGCTAG GAAGGAACAGTTAGAAGTAAAGAAGGATAAGAATGtgtatttacatatatgCAAAAGCAATCTCAGCCAG GCCAAGGACTATGAAAAGCAACTTTCTGACTATCGTATTATTGTTGAGGACCTGGAGCAAAGGATTAG TGAATATGAatctgatgaatttgaacTCAGCAAGAAAATAGAAAACCTGCGACAATGcgaattaaattttatgaaggtgaaaaatgaaattgagaAGATTAATGCGGAAATTAACAA TACCAATGGTAGGATTGAGGAACTAAAATCCAATCTTACAGAAGAATATCAAGAGTCTCTGGATGAGCTTCTGCAATTACAGGTGGAATTTAATGCACAATTGaat GAAAGCGAGGATACTTTGGTGCAGTTGGATATGGAAATTGATAGgattaaattatctaaaCCATCAGTGTACAGTAGCGAATTGTGGATTACACTCAGTAAAATGGTTAAATctataaatgaaattatgcCAACAAATTTGGAAGGTCTCATTGCACTTAAGAATAAATTGTCGACGTTACAAAGTATAAATAGTGTAAATGCTGGATGTTTTAATAATACCATTGATAATCATACGCCCACTGAAATTATAGTAGAAGAGTTGGatcatattaaaaatttatcgcaAGACgtcaaattgaatttgtatAACATGGCCATAAAAG aAATCAATAGCACTGGGAAATGCATCCTATGTCGAACCACACTAGAAACTAGTATTACACAGAGATTACTACAGACacaacaatttttgatgaataACAAATGTGAAATAACTAACGCAGAAAGTATTTCCCAAATGCATTCCAGCACTagtgcaaattttgatgatattgagGAGGTGCTAAACAGCGatttaattgtttcaaATGGCATAAACAATGA CATTATACTGATGATAGATTCTATCCTAGAACTGTCAAGTAAGATTGATGTTGAAGTGGAAATGCAATTAAATGAAGTGAATAATCAACGTGCACAAGTTTgtgaaaaaattatcaatgataAGACAATAAAACGAGTTTTGGTGGAtaacataaaattgaaaaccCTACAACAGCAAAATAAAAGGCTACAAGATGATTTAATGATTCTGAGTTCAAACGTGACTAGCTGTGAATCAGAAATGCAAAAACTTACCGCTAACATGAATGTAATATCCTCAAACAG ACATGAATGCATGGGTTCCTTGAAGGCTAGAAGGGATATGATTAAAGAGATCGAAATGAAGTTAGAAAGTCCTCTTTACAAAAATGCCAAGGGCAATTTTATGGATGCCCAAATACAATTGCAAACTGTAATACTTGCGGAAAAG GACCTAGCTGTGTATCAAAAGTCACTAGATCTCGCTTTGacaaaatatcattataaaaaa atgGAAGAGATAAATATTGCCATCAAAAGTATATGGCAGGAGTTGTACACTGGAAATGATATCGATTACATTGCAG TAAGGTTCAATGAGGAAACGGATAAATCGTTCCACTATCGCATTGTTATGTCAATAAATGGCACAGAGTTGGATATGAGAGGGAGATGTTCAGCAGGGCAGAGAATGCTAGCATCTCTGGTAATTAGATTGGCATTGGCTGAAATTTTCTGTCAAAATTGTGGCATATTAGCATTAGATGAACCCACAACTAATCTAGACGTTTCACATGTAAAG GGGCTGGGAGAATCATTAGCGAGACTTGTAAATGAAAGGAAGAGTTTGCACGGGTTTCAGCTTATATTGATAACCCATGATGAAGAGTTTGCATCGAAATTGGCGTTAGATTGTGGTTGTCACAGGTACTATAAGATAGATAAAAAGGATAGTGGCAGTGCGATTGTTGCTATAACCCCCTAA
- a CDS encoding DNA excision repair protein ERCC-6 (overlaps_old_locusTagID:BBM_I03415;~overlaps_old_locusTagID:BBM_I03420) — MDKISSNSTSIFNIVDSSNINGKIKGEISSFENIDHIDAENVTVKRELPTILDKTSLHGAECIILSSNIYLPLTVYNKIFPHQQTNIKWLADLHNSSSGGILADEMGMGKTVTIATFIYALMFSNKLNPQFLSGQTLNILLVCPPTLMLQWEHELSLWAKGIKITYFDKDLDIRFLLHNKKCFHCLFITYDILRLYINVLNRITFLYVILDEGQKIRNPNSNITQCAKTINTPHRILISGSPIQNNLIEFWSLFDFCIPGKLGILPLFIELFVEPIRAGASLNSTKSQSSIAYRRAKALRELTSPFIQRHIKSECPAIQLPKKTEHVIFCHLSPLQYQLYHKVTTDPYINRIISNYARMKLDKTEQYNHRYRSEGGLGRLFRVISLLRKICNHPELLKWQWNTGEQLNIASSDSYKSVDTEDSSDSEDSTYTQDETTDLPNVGSEIVNTNNSTEEKLIPLSGKLTVALDIIYEWAKQGHKILFFSQTIKMLNIVEKCIKIPFLRLDGTVAIKKRGGIVYKFNTSEIQLLLLTTRVGGVGLNLTSATRIIIFDPDWNPMVDSQASQRCYRIGQTKPVVILRLVNAHTIEEKIYYRQIYKFHLSEKILTNPRMERSKVFNDILDLFTCPAPPPDYVNPETSYLSSELKRHLRKISKLKFKNSNLRLKRALEDFLDKEEDDSKISAILQKNKIQTVVKHDKTVQPMYRIEEEDDDDSIQLLDTSFKSIQSANINIPTWTGRKGSAGKSVVNDIKKGVSRNELKKLLIQYFLRSPKNSATSSEILENFSHLVNETQKIEFKLLLKRICTLNTPEDKTSPKYWTLNSRYTRHSS; from the exons ATGGATAAAATTTCCTCAAATTCTACTTCCATATTCAACATTGTAGATTCTAGTAATATTAATGGGAAAATTAAAGGGGAAATCAGTAGTTTTGAAAATATAGATCATATAGATGCTGAAAATGTGACTGTAAAAAGGGAACTCCCGACTATACTGGATAAAACATCACTACATGGCGCtgaatgtataatattgtcatcaaatatatacctCCCACTGACAGTAtacaacaaaatatttccCCACCAACAGACAAATATCAAATGGTTGGCAGATTTACATAACAGTAGTTCGGGTGGAATTCTTGCAGATGAAATGGGAATGGGCAAAACTGTCACAATCGCTACGTTCATTTACGCACTAATGTTctcaaacaaattaaatccCCAGTTTTTAAGTGGCCAAACACTCAACATTCTGTTAGTATGTCCTCCGACACTTATGCTTCAATGGGAGCATGAATTGTCTTTATGGGCCAAaggtataaaaattacatattttgaCAAGGATCTCGATATCCGTTTTTTACTGCACAACAAGAAGTGCTTTCATTGCCTTTTTATAACATATGACATACTTAGACTGTATATTAATGTGCTTAATCGAATTACTTTTCTGTACGTGATTTTAGACGAAGGGCAAAAGATCAGAAATCccaattcaaatataacTCAGTGCgcaaaaacaattaatacacCACACAGAATACTAATTTCTGGCTCTCCTAtacaaaacaatttgattgaaTTTTGGTCATTATTTGACTTTTGCATCCCTGGCAAACTGGGAATATTACCCCTGtttattgaattgtttgtGGAGCCAATACGTGCTGGTGCATCGCTAAACTCAACAAAATCACAATCATCCATAGCATATAGGAGGGCAAAAGCTCTTAGGGAATTGACATCTCCATTTATTCAGCGCCATATAAAGTCGGAATGTCCTGCCATTCAACTCCCAAAGAAGACTGAACATGTGATATTTTGTCATTTATCTCCTTTGCAATACCAGTTATACCACAAAGTAACGACAGACCCTTACATCAACCGTATCATTAGTAATTATGCTAGGATGAAGTTGGACAAAACCGAACAGTACAATCATAGGTATAGATCGGAAGGGGGGTTGGGTCGATTGTTCAGGGTAATATCTCTGTTAAGGAAAATCTGTAACCACCCAGAACTACTGAAATGGCAGTGGAACACTGGCGAACAATTGAACATTGCGAGCTCGGATTCCTATAAATCTGTAGACACCGAAGATTCATCAGATTCAGAGGACTCCACCTATACCCAAGATGAGACAACTGATCTACCCAATGTAGGGAGTGAAATTGTCAATACAAACAATTCCACTGAAGAAAAATTAATACCATTGTCTGGAAAATTAACTGTGGCACTggatataatttatgagtGGGCTAAACAGGGGCACAAAATCTTATTCTTTTCTCAAACTATTAAAATGCTAAATATTGTGGAAAAGTGTATTAAAATACCTTTCCTACGTCTTGATGGAACAGTTGCTATTAAGAAGAGGGGGGGGAtagtatacaaatttaatacttcggaaatacaattattattgttaaCGACGAGAGTTGGAGGGGTTGGACTAAATCTAACAAGTGCCACTAGGATAATCATATTTGATCCAGATTGGAATCCAATGGTGGATTCCCAAGCCTCGCAAAGGTGTTACAGAATTGGTCAAACAAAACCAGTAGTTATTCTAAGACTAGTAAATGCCCACACGATTGAAGAGAAGATTTACTAtagacaaatttacaagttCCATCTCTCAGAAAAGATACTTACAAATCCCCGCATGGAAAGGTCTAAAGTCTTTAATGATATACTTGATTTATTTACCTGCCCTGCTCCTCCTCCAGATTATGTAAATCCCGAAACTAGCTATTTGTCATCAGA GCTTAAGCGACATTTGAGAaaaatatccaaattgAAGTTTAAAAATTCGAATCTGAGACTTAAACGGGCGTTGGAGGATTTTTTAGACAAAGAGGAAGACGATAGCAAGATTTCCGCCATTTTGCAAAAGAATAAAATACAA ACTGTTGTTAAACATGATAAAACTGTGCAACCAATGTATCGAATTGAAGAAGAAGATGATGATGACAGCATACAATTATTGGACACTTCATTCAAGTCTATCCAATCTGCAAACATTAac aTACCTACTTGGACCGGTAGAAAAGGCTCCGCTGGAAAATCTGTTGtgaatgatattaaaaagGGGGTATCTCGAAACGAACTCAAAAAATTGCTTATACAGTATTTCTTAAGATCGCCAAAGAATTCAGCCACTAGTAGTGAAATACTGGAGAATTTCAGTCATTTGGTAAATGAAACACAAAAGATCGAGTTCAAACTTTTGCTTAAGCGA ATTTGTACATTAAATACTCCGGAAGACAAAACATCGCCCAAGTATTGGACATTAAACTCTAGGTATACAAGACATAGTTCCTAA
- a CDS encoding 26S proteasome regulatory subunit T3 (overlaps_old_locusTagID:BBM_I03420), giving the protein MEVDQYLYDRLKDLQLQLEFCDIKEKYIKEEHKNLKRELIRAREEIKRIQSVPLVIGQFLDMVDKNYGIISSTAGSKYHVRILSTINRELLTQSVSVALHRHSHSVVDVLPPEADSAIQVLQMTDKPNVSYSDIGGLDIQKQEIREAVELPLKCPELYMQIGIDPPMGVLLYGPPGTGKTMLAKAVAHHSDVTFIRVVGSEFVQKYLGEGPRMVRDVFRLARENAPSIIFIDEVDAIATKRFDAQTGADREVQRILLELLNQMDGFDQTTTVKVIMATNRADTLDPALLRPGRLDRKIEMPLPDKRQRRLIFQAITSKMNLSEQVDLEAFVSRPDRISSADIAAICQQAGMQAVKKNRYVVNQRDFEKAWKKQIKRKEQEFGFYV; this is encoded by the exons ATGGAAGTGGATCAATACCTCTACGATCGGCTAAAAGATCTACAATTACAACTTgaattttgtgatattaAG gaaaaatacataaagGAGGAACACAAGAATTTGAAGAGGGAACTCATCAGAGCTAGGGAGGAGATCAAAAGAATTCAAAGTGTGCCCCTTGTTATTGGTCAATTCCTTGACATGGTAGATAAGAACTATGGAATTATTTCCTCCACTGCTGGTTCTAAATATCATGTCAGaatattatcaacaattaaCAG GGAACTCTTGACACAGTCTGTGAGTGTAGCATTACATCGCCATAGTCATAGCGTTGTAGACGTGTTACCTCCAGAGGCTGATTCTGCTATTCAAGTATTGCAAATGACGGATAAACCAAATGTCAGCTATTCT gaCATTGGTGGATTGGATATTCAAAAGCAGGAGATACGCGAGGCGGTAGAACTTCCATTGAAATGTCCCGAGTTGTATATGCAAATTGGAATCGATCCTCCGAT GGGAGTATTGTTATATGGCCCTCCGGGCACTGGTAAAACTATGTTGGCAAAA GCTGTAGCCCATCATAGTGACGTCACATTTATTAGGGTTGTGGGTTCAGAATTTGTGCAAAAGTATCTGGGCGAGGGCCCCAGGATGGTTAGGGATGTTTTCCGTTTG gccCGTGAAAATGCCCCTTCTATAATATTCATTGATGAAGTAGATGCCATTGCTACAAA ACGATTTGATGCACAGACGGGAGCTGATAGAGAGGTGCAGCGTATTTTGTTGGAATTACTAAACCAAATGGATGGATTTGATCAGACAACAACAGTAAAG GTCATAATGGCTACCAATAGAGCGGATACATTAGATCCAGCACTATTGCGACCTG GTCGCCTTGACCGTAAAATTGAGATGCCCCTTCCAGATAAACGCCAACGCCGTCTCATTTTCCAGGCTATAACAAGCAAAATGAACCTTTCTGAACAAGTGGATCTGGAGGCTT TTGTATCTAGGCCTGATAGAATTTCATCAGCTGACATAGCTGCTATTTGCCAACAAGCCGGTATGCAGGCTGTTAAAAAGAATAG ATATGTAGTGAATCAAAGGGATTTTGAGAAAGCTTGGAAGAAACAAATTAAGAGGAAAGAACAGGAATTTGGATTCTACGTctaa
- a CDS encoding peroxin-4 (overlaps_old_locusTagID:BBM_I03430) yields the protein MSLSRNRILNEVRDSATLNDPDVKLTPKDNFYEWEAVINGPTDTPYENGSFKLSIHCPMNYPISPPIVHFLTRCFHPNINFLTGELCLDLLKSNWTPAWTILYICKAIIYMLGEPNAESPLNCDAGNLIREGDIRGFNSLAKMYTHELAMSGF from the exons ATGTCCCTATCCCGCAACAGGATATTGAATGAGGTTAGGGATTCTGCCACTCTCAATGATCCGGATGTCAAGTTAACACcaaa GGACAACTTCTATGAATGGGAAGCTGTTATAAATGGGCCAACTGACACACCGTATGAAAATGGATCATTTAAACTCTCAATTCACTGCCCTATGAACTACCCAATATCTCCTCCAATTGTACATTTTTTAACTCGCTGCTTCCATCCCAATATTAACTTTTTGACTG GAGAATTGTGTCTAGATTTACTAAAATCTAATTGGACTCCCGCATGGACAATCCTGTACATTTGCAAagcaattatttacatgCTCGGCGAGCCTAATGCGGAGAGTCCCCTGAATTGTGATGCGGGGAATTTGATTCGTGAGGGTGACATTAGGGGGTTCAACTCATTGGCTAAAATGTATACCCATGAACTTGCCATGTCAGGGTTTTAA
- a CDS encoding DNA topoisomerase 3-beta-1 (overlaps_old_locusTagID:BBM_I03410) — protein MNVLVVAEKPSIAEAIANALSNKKVNPKTGKFPVWIITAGVLGPKSTLHITCTTGHIFNLSFHSKYNNWENTDPLELFSADVIQTYANSDAIANHLSSIAKSCESLILALDNDREGENICFEVISIVYKHLKSECKGLGKNIFRARFSSLVKCDIINAFKNLGMPNKNESDAVLARQEIDLKLGCAFTRFQTLSFQDKFGNLNTKLISYGPCQTPTLFFCVERFKQIKSFQPQTYYRIDAEINVNGQKIQLTHSRGQIFNLQVTEILRDIVKEEVFVLSAVYSSVKTIARPTALNTVNLLKMASQQLHLGPHHALSVAEKLYLSGYISYPRTETMTYPKNFDTEGVLNMLRSANFPRDIFTGSKTDSIKFNLNQICRGKDAGDHPPITPVSVPNPSYLSSDELNIYLLIVRNFLESISVDCKYKEEKYSFTAASETFIYTCTKVVEPGFTSISNKSSLTESSPITASAGDIYRLCGCEIRSAQTTPPSLLSESDLLELMEKNGIGTDASMATHINNICLRGYVKIVGNRRLEPTKLGQSLVYGYLQVDPELVLPTVRGNIESLCDSIATGKATLETVINHSLQIFRVKFIYFTANIDSMVQAFMQNFTLAEDLGTLMSRCGVCNRYMVYVNSAFPRLVCKHCDSVYKLPIGGTVRLFKEIKCPLDNFELVQYQVKGGKSYTLCPMCYNDPPFEDFSNKSAMNCSKCPHPTCTNAIRSISVAVCECEGMLYFDVINQGHKWRILCNNCSVQYNIETKIKLNDFCDECEGRMVLIVDKGIEGCIMCNSDVRSQFTIIGKSCTAVNRAKIGQARYSRPWKGRLRGGKGSHKGKFSNVDPKMTFHGF, from the exons ATGAACGTATTAGTCGTTGCAGAAAAGCCTAGCATCGCCGAAGCTATAGCTAATGCCCTTTCTAATAAAAAAGTTAACCCTAAAACAGGGAAGTTTCCAGTATGGATCATAACAGCTGGTGTTTTGGGACCAAAATCTACACTACATATTACTTGTACCACTGGGCacatattcaatttgaGTTTCCACAgcaaatacaataattggGAAAACACAGACCCCCTAGAACTATTTTCAGCGGATGTGATACAAACCTACGCCAATTCTGATGCTATAGCTAACCATTTGTCTAGCATTGCCAAAAGTTGTGAATCCCTTATATTGGCGCTTGACAACGATCGGGAGggagaaaatatttgttttgaGGTTATAAGCATTGTTTACAAACATCTAAAATCTGAATGCAAAGGGCTGGGTAAAAAT ATATTTAGGGCGCGATTTTCATCGTTGGTAAAATGCGACATCATCAACGCATTTAAGAACTTAGGAATGCctaataaaaatgaatcaGATGCGGTATTGGCGAGACaagaaattgatttgaAATTAGGTTGTGCTTTTACACGGTTTCAAACTTTATCGTTCCAGgataaatttggcaatttaaACACCAAACTTATCTCATATGGCCCGTGCCAGACCCCAACACTGTTCTTTTGTGTTGAACGTTTCAAGCAaattaaatcatttcaACCTCAAACATACTACCga aTTGATGCGgaaataaatgtaaatggaCAAAAGATACAATTAACCCATTCTCGTggtcaaatatttaatttgcaaGTAACGGAAATACTAAGAGATATT GTAAAAGAAGAGGTATTTGTGCTTAGTGCCGTATATAGCAGTGTAAAAACTATTGCACGGCCCACAGCGCTGAATACGGTTAATTTGCTCAAAATGGCCTCTCAACAATTGCATTTGGGCCCACATCATGCATTATCGGTGGCAGAAAAGCTGTATCTTTCTGGATATATTTCATACCCACGTACGGAGACTATGACATATCCGAAAAATTTCGACACTGAAGGCGTACTTAATATGTTAAGATCTGCAAATTTCCCACGGGATATTTTTACAGGTTCCAAAACGGATTCcattaaattcaatttaaatcaaatttgcaGAGGAAAGGATGCTGGAGATCATCCTCCCATTACACCTGTAAGCGTACCAAATCCGTCCTATCTATCATCCGATGAACTAAACATTTACTTGCTGATTGTACGCAACTTCCTAGAATCAATATCTgttgattgtaaatataaagAAGAAAAGTATAGCTTCACAGCTGCTAGTGAAACTTTCATTTATACGTGCACCAAGGTCGTGGAACCTGGGTTCACCTCCATATCCAACAAATCATCACTCACCGAGTCTTCGCCAATTACTGCCAGTGCAGGCGATATTTATCGCTTGTGTGGATGTGAGATCAGATCGGCACAAACTACTCCGCCTTCACTGCTATCAGAGAGCGATTTGTTGGAACTTATGGAAAAAAATGGAATTGGTACAGATGCATCAATGGCCACTCATATAAACAACATCTGTTTACGTGGCTATGTAAAGATTGTTGGTAATCGTCGCCTCGAGCCTACCAAACTGGGCCAGTCCCTAGTGTATGGCTATTTACAAGTGGATCCAGAATTGGTATTACCTACAGTGCGGGGGAATATTGAAAGTTTGTGTGATTCCATAGCCACTG gtaAAGCTACGTTAGAAACGGTGATTAATCATTCTTTGCAGATTTTTAGGgtgaaatttatttactttACTGCAAATATCGATTCTATGGTGCAGGCTTTCATGCAAAACTTCACTCTTGCAGAGGATTTGG gtacCCTTATGTCGAGATGTGGCGTTTGTAACCGTTATATGGTTTATGTGAACAGCGCTTTTCCACGATTGGTGTGTAAGCACTGCGACagtgtatataaattaccaataGGTGGTACAGTTAGG CTGTTTAAGGAAATAAAATGCCCtttggataattttgaacTGGTGCAGTACCAAGTTAAAG GAGGTAAATCTTATACCTTGTGTCCTATGTGCTATAATGATCCACCATTTGAAGATTTTAGCAATAAATCTGCAATGAATTGTTCCAAATGCCCTCATCCAACTTGTACAAATGCAATAAGATCTATTAGTGTTGCAGTTTGTGAATGCGAGGGAATGCTGTATTTTGACGTGATTAATCAAGGA CATAAATGGAGAATATTGTGCAATAATTGCTCAGTGCAGTATAATATTGAGACAAAGattaaattgaatgatttttgCGACGAATGTGAGGGTAGGATGGTGTTAATTGTTGATAAG GGCATTGAAGGATGCATCATGTGTAATAGTGATGTGAGATCGCAATTTACTATAATTGGAAAATCTTGCACGGCCGTCAATCGTGCTAAAATTGGCCAGGCTAGGTATTCTAGACCTTGGAAAGGGAGGCTTAGAGGGGGAAAAGGATCTCATAAGGGCAAGTTTAGCAATGTAGACCCTAAGATGACTTTTCATGGCTTTTGA
- a CDS encoding RNA recognition motif. (a.k.a. RRM RBD or RNP domain) (overlaps_old_locusTagID:BBM_I03435): MGMYVGRPVMQSKRRVDEFSSVLATKRHQTFGNGCEMPETQGKEEHRTLLLRNLTPAVTEADVRSVMQPFSEDLTLKILMFPHQGNAFVEFPTSGDAQAALNFMQQHPVLVKGIPINVILSKRPTLSNKNHSHKIHNENGLGRNNELNKATGPTKILLVSITNLVYPVDIELIHFLFSKFGTVNKIVCFSKNPATFQAFVQFEHHSQSKEALAALNNRNIYSDCNTIHVSYSNMEDLIVKSNSARSWDYTSAPLLDRPPDYLRGRGQRGKADIDKGIIPGFQDQRFSNGLQFHSQFFPQPLSQHLPRELRESMIDVNNPRQTPVIICYNLPGYIDSNKIFNLFSIYGCVSRIKILRDKPDAALIQYTSPIYASLANVFLQRQQVFGKELQISFSKNMEVKMPLPVQMQSEDVEGSKKTVQFNMRDQRYGTDEMQRYIKGACKPTKTAFIANLSLGVTEEELRDIISASGNVVKVRIKSHKESAKTQLALVEMETIDQTILCVMNLHNTLVRDRSIKIAFSKSTIDD, translated from the coding sequence ATGGGTATGTATGTGGGGAGGCCTGTCATGCAAAGCAAACGCCGGGTTGATGAGTTTTCGTCCGTACTCGCCACAAAACGCCATCAGACATTCGGAAATGGCTGTGAAATGCCCGAAACACAGGGAAAAGAAGAACACCGTACGCTTTTGCTGCGGAATCTGACACCTGCCGTTACGGAGGCAGACGTCAGATCTGTTATGCAACCGTTTTCAGAAGATTTGACACTCAAAATTCTAATGTTCCCTCATCAGGGAAATGCCTTTGTAGAGTTTCCCACTTCAGGCGACGCCCAAGCTGCGCTGAATTTCATGCAACAACACCCAGTCCTAGTCAAGGGAATACCCATCAATGTCATCCTCTCCAAACGTCCCACACTCTCCAATAAAAACCATTCTCATAAAATACACAACGAAAATGGTTTGGGTAGAAACAATGAACTGAACAAGGCCACTGGTCCCACTAAGATCCTCCTAGTGTCAATAACAAATCTGGTATACCCAGTTGATATTGAGTTGATACACTTTTTGTTCAGCAAATTTGGGACTGTGAATAAAATAGTGTGTTTTTCGAAAAACCCTGCCACGTTTCAGGCATTTGTGCAATTCGAGCATCATTCGCAGTCAAAGGAAGCCCTAGCGGCCTTGAATAATCGCAACATATACAGTGACTGCAATACGATCCACGTCTCCTACTCAAATATGGAGGACTTGATAGTCAAGTCTAACAGTGCTAGGTCTTGGGACTATACCAGTGCTCCGCTGCTAGACCGCCCTCCCGATTACCTGAGGGGGAGGGGGCAAAGGGGGAAGGCAGATATTGATAAGGGGATAATACCAGGGTTTCAGGATCAAAGATTTTCCAACGGCCTTCAATTCCACTCACAATTTTTTCCCCAACCTCTCTCCCAGCACTTGCCCCGAGAATTGCGTGAGTCTATGATAGACGTAAACAATCCTAGACAAACCCCGGTTATTATATGTTACAACCTTCCTGGTTATATCGATTCTAACAAGATTTTCAATCTTTTCAGCATCTATGGCTGCGTTTCTCGGATAAAGATATTACGAGACAAGCCAGACGCGGCGCTTATTCAGTACACCAGTCCTATATATGCTTCCTTGGCcaatgtatttttacaGCGCCAACAAGTATTCGGGAAGGAGTTACAAATTTCCTTTTCGAAGAATATGGAAGTGAAGATGCCACTGCCAGTACAAATGCAATCTGAAGATGTGGAAGGATCAAAAAAGACCGTCCAGTTCAACATGCGTGACCAGAGATATGGCACTGATGAGATGCAAAGGTATATCAAGGGGGCTTGCAAACCAACAAAAACAGCCTTCATTGCCAATCTTTCCCTTGGTGTTACCGAGGAGGAGCTGCGAGATATAATTAGTGCATCTGGAAATGTCGTTAAAGTCCGCATAAAATCCCATAAGGAATCCGCTAAAACGCAGCTGGCATTGGTTGAAATGGAGACTATAGATCAGACCATTTTGTGTGTTATGAACTTGCATAATACACTCGTAAGGGATAGATCTATCAAAATCGCCTTCTCAAAATCTACCATTGATGATTGA